The Arachis ipaensis cultivar K30076 chromosome B03, Araip1.1, whole genome shotgun sequence region AAAATGTTTGAATTGGTTTGCATATGCTGAATCAACTCTCAATCTCAACAATATCGGATGGAATGTGTAATAAGTGGCCAAGTGGGATCACAGTTTAACAGTTGAGTTTTGACGTATTATTTTGTTATTGGTATTATGATGAACACGTTCTCTAATTTTCCTTCATTTCATTTCTTCGTATCTTAACACTAAGTGCAATATTCACTGGAACATTTGGATTTATTCTTTATTTGGGTCATAAAATATTTATCATGTCGACTGAGTATGggcaaatagaaaaaaaaaacatttggaTTTATTCTTTATTTCGGCATATGTTTCTTGCCAAAATGTACTCAACAGAACATGATTAATATTTGATCACGCTAAAATGAAACAGCGAATGCATCACAGTATTTTTCAGTATCTCTTACAAAATTGGGATGCTATGCGAACCTTCATGAGAAAGGAGTGCACGGTTCTGAAAACTGGTGGCGGACCAACTCAGTACAAAAGTTGGTCAGGAAGTCACAGATCTAGATAAGCAAAACACTTAATCAGAAGTTGGAAAAAATCACCAAGAAAGTTTTGAGCATAATGCACGTTGTAATCACATCATGACCCATCTCCTTctgaaagataaaataaataaacatcaCGAACCACCCAGAATACATAAGCATTAAGGCCAAAATTATGAACAAATTTTCATGTCAATTGAAAGTGCCCCATTAGTTTCCatacaaaagggaaaaaatgtCAGTATCCAACTCCAGCTAGTCAGAACAACAACGTGATACCAACATTCATTGAATATTTCAATTCATTTCAAAAATTCCCGTTATCATTCTATTGGAATTACAGAATTTCCAACTACCTACATTCACTAAACATCCCAATCTAATTCAATACAAATTTTTTAAGTAACATGGAAAACAATATAAAGCTTTATGCAAAAATATCTCAACTTATATTTGAGAAAGGAAATTAACAATAGGCCTAAAATTCCTTATTGGGACACAAGATGCCCTTCCAATGGCTCAGTCAAAACTCCTGATTTTCTCAGCAGATAGTCTCACATGACAGATTTGTAATACAAGTTCGCTTCAATCTTCCGAACACTTATCACATATCATCATTGCAATCTGGTTAAACAAAATAGATCAATACACTATAACCCCTTATATTACTGATTGACCCTAATTTATGGTGAAAACAAATCAGGAAGACAATTGAATTGCAATTTACTACAATATGATTATAATGATAGAATTTCAGCAGCAGAATCATGACAGATATGCACAATGCCTCTAAATAACACACAAGTTGTGGGCAAATACACTGAATTATAGAAAATCTCCTATGTGGGTGTCAGGAGTATTTCATCTCAACCCTTTTAATCAATAATTACTTGTTCATCCAGAAGTCTTCATAATCAGACCCCTGGAAAAACGACCTTGACATGCTTTTTCATTTTCTAACCAGTGCCAACTATTATCAAGATGCATAAACTTTAGGCTTGATTAATAATAATGAGACACTACAACGTAAACTACGGTGTATTTTGCATGATGACAAATGTCAAATACAGGAGCACAAAAATGTGCTACAGAAAATACACTTAAGGGGTTGTCTTGTAATTATTTCAAGATGACAAATTCTTTGTTTAAAGATCAAAATCTTATTATACTAAGTCCCTGTCCTCTAATGTTTAGAATTTGGGCATAAATAGAGGTACAAATAACCAACAATGTAAACTAAGAAATGGTTTGCATAATGATGTTCAACAAATCCATGAACACAACAAATGTGCTCCGAAAAATGTTAAATAATTCGTTATAGATTTCAGAAAACGTTCCTAGTAACAACATAATCTTTTATTAAAAGCTCAACATCCTATGATAGGAAGTCCATGTCATCCTATTTTCGCTTCCTGATCTTCAAGTAGTCTGCATTTGGCCTACAAACAAAAGGACTGTGTATGGGTTCACTAAAGCATAAGTGGGGTGGAAAAAGATGATTCAGGGAATACATTAATCCATTAACTTAGGTACACCATTGGTAGTTGTTACGATATAACATCACTCATTTTGCAAAACTAATAACTTGAACTTTTGGGAGAGATTATTTATGACATGGTATCAAAACCTCAAGAACAAGATGTTCTTGAGTTTGATACCTTGACACCTCCATTCTTCTAAATAAAATAAGTTGAATTTCAGCACCAGAAGGTGGATTTAAGCATTTTTCACACTTTTGGCCAAAGAGCTTTTGTGTGAGGGGGCATGTTAAGATATACAAATTTTTTAGAGATGGAGAATCGAAGGGCTAAGCATcagataaataaaaaatgaaccACTTTTTTCCTTTGCACATGGCAAAATTGCATTACATACACTTTTTAAATGCCCTATATGTTAAAAGTTAAATCTCACAAGACTCAGGAATTGAAAGAAACATACCAGAAAACTAATTGGAGAAAGAACATCAAGGTATCCTAGAGATGCTTAGCTACCTAATCCAAAAAGCAAAATTGAATTGTCAGAAAATCGTAGCAAACACAAACCCAATGAGAGGGAGCACACAACACCCAAATCAAAACCATTCGTGTTCCTAAgctcttcttattttattttattttatttttttcaaacaaCATAACTGTCAAAGATTTCTTACTAAATCCCTCTTAAATAATTCTCACCATCAAGTCCCAAACTAACACTGGCATCCACATTAATGATTAATTACACCAAAAGCATTGCAATCAATTGTAATTTACGAACAAGACCTATCAATAATTGATCTAATGAATGGGGAATGAATAAATAGCTTCATTCACAATGCAGAAACGACTTGTACCCATCAAGTTGGAAGACACCGAAATGAATGAATAACTAAAAAACTAACTAACTCCATTAGCCATCAAGAACAGAAATAACTGTTCATGATGTAATGGCAATCTCAACAAACATGTCCATTAAAAGGTGCACTGAAACCAAAATTGAGAACAGTTAGGAGAGGAGTTAAAAGGATTATTATACCTTCAGGAATCCAACCGCAGCTGTGGCGAGAAATTGCGAGCATTGAATTCATAAGAGCGGAGGCGGTGGCAGTGTGGAGCGGCATCATCGATTCCACACAAAAACTCAATTCAACAGGGATCCTTTCGTGCATCGCAGAAACAATGCATCAATAATTGATTCGGAAATTGAAAATGAACAAATAAATAACCAAATGAGAAGCTTCAAGGAAAAGCATTGATTTGAATTACCTGCGAGTGGATTGGGAGAGAGGTTTATTGGAGGCCATGCGGAAGAACGTTGAGCGAGAGGATTTGGCTTCCGCCGCGGCGCGGAAGGCGCAGCGGGCTGCGGAGGATGACCGGAAGATGGATCTGGCGGCGGCGGTGGCCATTTTAGGGAACGGAAACTTTTGGGGATAGAAGTAGGGTTTTTAGTAGCGAGACCAAAACCCTTTGTTGTATGGTTTTTCGTGGTTTGGAACTTTGGGCTGGATCAGAGCCCAATAGAGTTTTTCTTTGGATTTTGTATTTAAGCCTAAACTGAGATGTCAACTCTAAGGCCGTGTTTGGTGGCTGCGTTTGTTTCATTCATGTAATGTCCATGTCCATAATCATAGACACCATTGTGCATATCTACTCTAACTAATTTGGATTGGCCAAGTGAATAGCTTATTCATCTATTTAAATAAGTGTTAGTAGTTAAATTTCATTTTGTATATACAATAATTATTGTCCACCGATAAATTCTTAAATAGAGTTTCAATTTATGATGAGAGATACATGGTAAACcaaaaaatattatgaaaaaaagacaaataaatttctaacctTTTGTCACGCAGACATTTTGGTCACTGAAGATTGAAAAATACATTTATATCTTTGACTTTTTTAAAACCAAGACATTTGGATCCCTCCATTCAACTGAGATTATGAAACATAACAGAGATGTCTGACGTGGATGACGTTATGCTGACGTGGCCATAACGGTATTCAACGTGGATGTGGCAGAAGGGTTTAGGGACAAAAAAAGTCTATCAACCCTAAAATGACATTGTTCTTGTGTAAACCTCCTCCCAAGCTTGTCCCTCACCGGTGGCTGCGACTCCGAGAATGCATCATATGTTTGATTAGTTTTCTCTGAGAAGTTCTCAACATTTCTTCCATTCATTAGCATCTGTATGGATGAACCCTTGCTGCAACGTGTCTCCGAACTCGGGATTCAACTTGCCCACCGAACTCGTCCGAACAACAATTTCATTGTCAAATCGCTTCGAGTAAGCATCATCTTCTTTTCCTACTCTTATTCTCCAACAACTATTTTAGTGGGTCCTTTCCTATATCATACTTGAATAACTTTAAGGAATGATGAATGTTAATTACATTCAAACAGGGTTGCAATATATGCGTGCTAATTCTTCTAGATCATATTTTGCATCAATAGTGATCAACATGAAAGATCAGTTAGTGGAACTAGTGAAAATATTAATGACTTTTATAACTATAGACTTATCAAATAACTTATTTGTGGGTGAAATTTTACAAGTAATTAGATAACTAAATTTTCTTAAAGGGTTCAATCTCTTACATAATAGAATCAATGGCACTGTTCCATAAACTTTAGGTAACTTGAAAAATTTGGAATGGCTAAACCTCTCATGGAATCAGCTCAGGGCTAAAATTCCTTTGGCcttaaaaaatttgaatattCATTCAGTCTTAAATATTTTGCAAAATCAATTAGAGGGAGCTATACCTATAGGTAGCCAATTCAACACATTCCAAAATTATTCATATGGAAGAAATGCAATGCTATGTGAATTTCCTTTGTCAAAATCAAGCAGTGAAATTGAGGACAATAGATATACTTCATCATCTTTGACATTTGAgtatgaaaaaaattttgaatttggctGAAAATCTGTTGCAATGGGATATGCATGTGGAGTGATGGTAGGAGTGATCTTAAGATGTTACTTTCTCTTCACTGGGAGGCCACAATGGCTTGCAAGGTTTTTAGGTCTCTGTATACCAAATAAGagagtgaaaaagaaaaacaacaaaaacagAGTGTATGTAAATCATAGAAGAATGAATTAGcatagttattttattttcttttttattaacatgTCTGTAAAATAAATCTAAATGTAGACTGATATCTTTCTGTAAGCGTTGGAAAAGCCATAGAGGAAGGAAAAGCTTCAGCGAGTGTGAGAGGGAAGAGGGGTTGTAATGTCGGGTCGGATTTTTGGGTTGAGCATGGAACGGTATCGTTTTAGGGTTGGGAGACTTTTTTGTCCCTAAACCTTTCTGCCACATCCACGTGGGACACCGTTACGGCTACATCAGCATAACGGCATCCACGTTAGACATCTCTTTTACGTTTTACAATCTCAGTTGGACAGAAGGATCCAAATGTCTTGATTTTGAGAAAGTTAGAGACGTTAATATATTTTTCAATTCTCAGAAACCAAAATATTCGCGTGACAaaagttcaaaaaaaaattttttttttcaaaatttatctaCTCTTATATAAAACATAAGATTGTTTCTAAAATTGACAATATTATTTTGTGTTATGATTACAtgcattttttcaaaaacaaaataatgGCCAAATGCCAATTCTATGATAAGACAAAcaaaagtgatttttttttatagtgAACCACTTTTTCTTGAATGTATACTGCATTgcaacttttttaaattttttattaattttctattattttcaatatatttttGTGTGTTGATTCGAAAACGCCAAAACAGATAGCGCATTATTTCATTCATGAGTAACTATTTAGAGAGAAGCTTTCTATTCATGAAgtgataaattaaaattttgacatAAATAATACAATCATCTCACAAATAATACAATCATCCCataaaacaatataaaatatCAAATATTCAATTCTATATAAAAgtctttattaaaattaataacacaaacacaaataAAATCATTGTAAGTTCATAAGAATTCTATTTGCTGCAACATCCacctaaaacatatttttatataagtatataacatatacatatatagggtgtGAGTTAGTCGAATAGGGTTGAGACCAAACCCGCACCCTATTCAACTTGCACGAGAATTCACTCTACATTCAACCCTACCTATTGTAATTAAATCGGGATGGCAACCCTACTCGACCGGATTGGGTACCGCGAGTAGGGTATATGCTGCCACTTTTAGTCTTACCACGGAGATGTTATAGCAAAACCGAATCGAAGTATCTCGAAAATAAGTACGACAACTTTATATAAATTAGATGtgttaaatataaatcaaaagttattataaaagaaattaattgatagattataataaatataaaatatacaaaacATCACTTgtacataaataaataagtatattttaatataatactttaaatgataaacataattgttacgatgggtaatcggagattaatgggctggacggtattggttggcccaaacgtgtgAAAGAGGAAGCCTGTAGGTGGATTGACGATCCACAGGCTCCGTCCGACCTGTTCGTGAGAGGcgaggggggtggtacctgcaaagacactccgatgccaaagtcagcaaagggagcaaaacaggtctagagtgtattggaacttagagatacctgaggagtgtcagtgtatttatagtggtgatccaataaccaccaTTGAAGTAGTTCCGCCTTTCAAggggaataaccgtccctttatcttagggaggttaagatatggctcctggaagtggttagagagattctaggggcagttatttggcttgtgggtgctccaccgaggtgaactggtgtttgattttcatattggctactaggcttctaaaggtagagtcggtgaactgggttccattatctgtagtaatGGAGTATGGTATCCCAtatcttgtgatgatatttttgtagaggaacctccgacttctttgtgcggtgatggtggccaatggttctgcttctatccattttgtgaagtaatctattcccacgatcagatatttgacttgtcctggcgcctggggaaaaggacctaacaaatccattccccatttcgcaaagggccatggagaggt contains the following coding sequences:
- the LOC107629825 gene encoding protein NUCLEAR FUSION DEFECTIVE 6, chloroplastic/mitochondrial isoform X5, coding for MATAAARSIFRSSSAARCAFRAAAEAKSSRSTFFRMASNKPLSQSTRRIPVELSFCVESMMPLHTATASALMNSMLAISRHSCGWIPEDL
- the LOC107629825 gene encoding protein NUCLEAR FUSION DEFECTIVE 6, chloroplastic/mitochondrial isoform X3 yields the protein MATAAARSIFRSSSAARCAFRAAAEAKSSRSTFFRMASNKPLSQSTRRIPVELSFCVESMMPLHTATASALMNSMLAISRHSCGWIPEEGDGS
- the LOC107629825 gene encoding protein NUCLEAR FUSION DEFECTIVE 6, chloroplastic/mitochondrial isoform X1, which produces MATAAARSIFRSSSAARCAFRAAAEAKSSRSTFFRMASNKPLSQSTRRIPVELSFCVESMMPLHTATASALMNSMLAISRHSCGWIPEDCNDDM
- the LOC107629825 gene encoding protein NUCLEAR FUSION DEFECTIVE 6, chloroplastic/mitochondrial isoform X2; the protein is MATAAARSIFRSSSAARCAFRAAAEAKSSRSTFFRMASNKPLSQSTRRIPVELSFCVESMMPLHTATASALMNSMLAISRHSCGWIPEGQMQTT
- the LOC107629825 gene encoding protein NUCLEAR FUSION DEFECTIVE 6, chloroplastic/mitochondrial isoform X4, with the translated sequence MATAAARSIFRSSSAARCAFRAAAEAKSSRSTFFRMASNKPLSQSTRRIPVELSFCVESMMPLHTATASALMNSMLAISRHSCGWIPEGS